A segment of the Candidatus Poribacteria bacterium genome:
CAGGGATTGAAGGCACTTTGGGAGATGCCTGAAGCACCACCAAGACCTATAAACTGGATAGAGCCTTATATTCAAATCCCGATCACGGAAGATCCATGGGGAAATCCGTATGTCTATGTTCGCCCTGGTAACCACGACCGTTACGGGTACGATCTCATCTCTTTCGGAAGTGATGGCGTTGAAGGTGGGACAGGTGAGGCAGAAGATGTCGTCAGTTGGATCCGACGTGATGAATAATTCACGGTGACACTCGTGCTTAAATAACGCGAAGAGACCCCTATGAGGAGATGTGGAGGCACTTATGAAGATTACCCAGATTGACGTTATCGAAGTGAGAGTGCCGTATCATGAAGGCATTTATGAACTCATGACGCGTCGTAATCTTTACCAGATTGATTACGTCTACAAGGTACACACCG
Coding sequences within it:
- the gspG gene encoding type II secretion system major pseudopilin GspG produces the protein MKSIDFKQAGLTSIQILVVVIVLGIIGAVLLAPRLLGQAGRALQAQAAEDIETLGIALDRYAKDNGDYPSTEQGLKALWEMPEAPPRPINWIEPYIQIPITEDPWGNPYVYVRPGNHDRYGYDLISFGSDGVEGGTGEAEDVVSWIRRDE